In a genomic window of Erigeron canadensis isolate Cc75 chromosome 5, C_canadensis_v1, whole genome shotgun sequence:
- the LOC122600099 gene encoding protein NOI4-like, protein MSEEKGRPLPKFGDWDVNDPASAEGFTVIFNKARDEKKTGGNTDSPSNVDPGLKHTGAPVKKTPAKKWCCCMQAPHTES, encoded by the exons ATGTCG GAGGAGAAGGGTAGGCCGTTGCCGAAGTTTGGAGATTGGGATGTAAATGATCCTGCTTCAGCTGAAGGATTCACTGTAATTTTTAATAAAGCCAGGGATGAGAAGAAAACAGGTGGTAACACAGACTCACCCTCAAATGTAGATCCTGGTTTAAAGCATACTGGTGCACCTGTAAAAAAAACCCCAGCT AAAAAATGGTGTTGCTGCATGCAAGCACCTCATACTGAATCCTGA